The Candidatus Woesearchaeota archaeon genome has a window encoding:
- a CDS encoding ATP-binding protein, with amino-acid sequence MERAKLEEFNPWWISGKVDGELALPFKRKVFTEIKNHVGKRFIVALTGLRRIGKTTLMYQLIHTLLQEKVEQTNILFFSFDEMSIPLSDVLNTYKEMNSKDFRENRIYIFLDEIQKYKNWENELKKYYDLYPKLKFFISGSESLFIRKKTKETLAGRIFEFTLTPFTFREYLRFNNLKEENFKYETAVNPLFLKFVEKGGFPETFSFETDKDFKEYIRALIVDKIVYKDIPQMFGIEDPEFLKILLELISTNPGMYVDYQSLSKQFEKDRRVIKDYVSYLKESFLITILGNYRKGSITTLRKKKRAYPTDTALSYLYKSKIDESFFGRMVETIIVNKLRANSFWKNGTEIDIIHEKVPIEVKYQENINSEDFKPMKEFMRKFNQTQGILITKKEEKEVKFEEGTIKLIPAWKFLLE; translated from the coding sequence ATGGAAAGAGCGAAATTAGAAGAATTTAACCCATGGTGGATAAGTGGAAAAGTAGATGGAGAACTCGCTTTGCCTTTCAAGAGAAAGGTTTTTACTGAGATTAAAAATCATGTAGGCAAAAGATTTATTGTCGCGCTAACTGGCCTTAGAAGGATTGGAAAAACGACACTTATGTATCAATTAATACACACATTACTGCAAGAAAAAGTTGAGCAGACAAATATTCTTTTTTTTTCTTTCGATGAAATGTCTATCCCTTTAAGTGACGTTTTGAATACATACAAAGAAATGAACTCAAAAGATTTCAGAGAGAACAGAATATATATTTTTCTTGATGAAATCCAAAAGTACAAAAATTGGGAGAATGAATTAAAGAAATATTATGATTTATATCCTAAATTAAAATTTTTCATAAGCGGCTCAGAATCTCTTTTCATAAGAAAAAAAACAAAAGAAACCCTGGCGGGCAGAATTTTCGAATTCACTCTCACACCATTTACCTTTAGAGAATATCTTAGATTCAACAACCTAAAAGAAGAAAATTTCAAGTATGAAACAGCGGTAAACCCACTTTTCTTGAAATTTGTTGAAAAAGGTGGATTTCCAGAAACATTTTCCTTTGAAACAGACAAAGATTTTAAGGAATATATTCGGGCGTTAATTGTTGATAAAATAGTGTATAAAGATATCCCTCAAATGTTTGGGATAGAAGACCCTGAATTCTTAAAGATTCTCTTGGAATTGATTTCCACAAATCCAGGAATGTATGTTGATTACCAGTCATTAAGTAAACAATTTGAAAAAGACAGAAGGGTAATAAAGGATTATGTTTCATATCTTAAAGAGAGCTTTTTAATAACAATTTTAGGAAATTATAGAAAAGGCAGTATAACAACATTAAGGAAGAAAAAAAGAGCGTATCCGACTGATACTGCCCTGTCTTATCTATACAAATCAAAAATAGATGAGTCCTTTTTTGGAAGAATGGTTGAAACAATAATCGTGAATAAACTCAGAGCGAATTCGTTCTGGAAAAATGGGACTGAAATAGATATAATTCACGAGAAAGTGCCAATAGAAGTCAAATATCAAGAGAATATAAATTCTGAAGATTTTAAACCAATGAAAGAATTCATGAGAAAATTTAATCAAACACAAGGAATTTTAATCACAAAAAAAGAAGAAAAAGAAGTCAAATTTGAGGAAGGAACAATAAAATTAATTCCGGCATGGAAATTTTTATTAGAATAA
- a CDS encoding ATP-binding protein produces the protein MIIKETIKEIIVSQMAFLERLEAGIFREKGDEIDVKDSFALIITGIRRCGKSTFLNQIVQKQKKGYYLNLEDPRLEGFELSDFTKVEIIMKELYGAGGVYFFDEIQNVEKWEKFIRYLIDKKEKVVITGSNASLLSQELGTKLTGRHLQIEMFPFSFREFLILKKQKPSLVAFEKYLYAGGFPEYLKKEDPTILHELLSDVVMRDIAIRFGIRNTGILNKIVIYLISNVGKEFSYNSLKKMFEIKSVQSVIDYISYFENAYLLFTIPRFSYSYKQQQVNPKKVYSIDNGFSYNNSVSFSKDKGKMLENVVFLQLRRSHKEIFYFQEKNECDFLIKEKDKIIRAIQVCFELHEENKERELNGLVAALHKFDIKEGYILTYNQADSFLIEGKKIQVKPVWKWMLEKFTQSH, from the coding sequence ATGATCATAAAAGAAACAATAAAGGAAATTATAGTGTCGCAAATGGCATTTTTAGAGAGATTAGAAGCAGGTATTTTTAGAGAAAAAGGAGACGAGATTGATGTAAAAGACTCTTTTGCTTTAATAATCACGGGAATAAGAAGATGCGGGAAAAGCACATTTCTCAATCAAATAGTACAAAAACAGAAAAAAGGATATTATTTGAATCTTGAAGATCCTCGTTTAGAAGGATTTGAACTTTCAGATTTTACTAAAGTAGAAATAATAATGAAAGAACTTTATGGAGCTGGTGGAGTTTATTTTTTTGATGAAATCCAGAATGTGGAGAAATGGGAGAAATTTATAAGATATCTTATTGACAAAAAAGAAAAAGTGGTAATAACGGGGTCTAATGCTTCTCTATTAAGTCAAGAGCTTGGTACAAAATTAACTGGAAGGCATCTTCAAATAGAAATGTTTCCATTTTCATTTAGAGAATTTCTTATCTTAAAAAAACAAAAACCATCGCTTGTTGCTTTTGAGAAATATCTTTATGCTGGGGGCTTTCCTGAATATCTTAAAAAAGAAGATCCTACAATTCTTCATGAATTACTGTCAGACGTTGTCATGAGGGATATCGCTATACGATTTGGGATAAGAAATACGGGCATTCTAAACAAGATAGTGATTTATTTAATAAGTAATGTCGGAAAAGAGTTTTCTTATAATTCGTTAAAGAAAATGTTTGAAATAAAGTCAGTTCAGAGTGTTATTGATTATATATCTTATTTTGAAAACGCTTATTTACTCTTTACTATCCCTCGTTTTAGTTACTCGTACAAACAACAGCAGGTAAACCCAAAAAAAGTTTATTCCATAGATAATGGTTTTTCGTATAACAACTCAGTCTCATTTTCAAAAGACAAAGGAAAAATGCTTGAAAATGTTGTTTTTTTACAGCTCAGAAGAAGCCACAAAGAAATTTTTTATTTTCAAGAAAAAAATGAGTGTGATTTTTTGATTAAAGAGAAAGATAAAATAATCCGAGCAATTCAAGTCTGCTTTGAGTTACATGAGGAAAATAAAGAGAGGGAATTGAATGGTCTGGTTGCAGCGTTACACAAATTTGACATAAAAGAAGGATATATTTTAACGTATAATCAAGCTGATTCTTTTTTGATAGAGGGTAAAAAGATACAAGTAAAACCGGTGTGGAAATGGATGTTGGAAAAGTTCACTCAATCTCACTAA